From the Thermoanaerobaculia bacterium genome, one window contains:
- a CDS encoding protein kinase, translating to MTLASGTRLGPYEILSPLGAGGMGEVYRARDTRLGREVAVKILPEDLANDAERISRFEREARSASALSHAHVVSVFDVGREKDRFYIVTEVVAGGSLRDLLDRGPLPFRRALDLAVQIASGLAEAHESGIVHRDLKPENILLTKSGDAKIADFGLAKLVETEGADLSQLPTSDGLKTSDGLVMGTVAYMSPEQASGRAVDFRSDQFAFGSILYEMLAGKPPFRRASPGETMAAVIRDEPDPPGAGVPPQLFWVVERCLSKEPADRYGSTRDLARELALLRQHLSEVMSGPAAAPAPSPIIGRRRDVIPWAIAGVLLLGVVVLVARRGSHSPPDAGPIRFSVPPPANGAFSFFVEDSFLAVSPDGSRLAYVASDPEGGQRIFLRRLSDANARPIPGTEAADSLFFSPDGRSIAFFAEAKLKRVELSGGAAVPICDLPLIGRYWSGTWGSDGDILFAGVTRGRGIFHVSASGGAPANLIPVDLSRGEARIGWPWFLPDGRRFLYLLRYADGHGSLMLAEPGKKPRPVMPMLSAVQYVDPGYLIFVKDGALLGQRFDSESGRVTGEPFSIAEQVRYFLTTGGAAFAVSRTGTLAYQSQGDVSQLAWFDRTGRELGSVGPHGRYVTVSISSDGRRALFDRARPGVGTWDVWSLDLERGTETPVVAAPETDVFPIWLPDGKSIAFSADRGEAATLFRKDLATGREEKLVANAPSEEFQIAQDVSPDGRSLVYMEATQHGWFDLWTYPLDGGGRPVPLLRAPFPKSEARFSPDGRYVAMITAESGRPDVYVTPYPGPGERIRVSTGGARALRWSRDGELLFVSGDDRLMSIPIRTAPSLQIGTPTELFALKGKWPWLDFDVSKDGKRFLAIVPEVVADELPLNVVVNWKPGVAE from the coding sequence GTGACGCTGGCCTCGGGGACCCGCCTCGGGCCCTACGAAATCCTGTCTCCGCTGGGCGCCGGGGGGATGGGGGAGGTGTACCGCGCCCGCGACACGCGTCTCGGGCGGGAGGTGGCGGTCAAGATACTTCCGGAGGATCTCGCGAACGACGCGGAGAGGATTTCGCGTTTCGAGCGCGAAGCGCGGTCGGCTTCGGCACTGTCTCACGCGCACGTCGTTTCGGTATTCGACGTCGGCCGGGAGAAAGACCGCTTCTACATCGTCACGGAAGTCGTTGCGGGAGGGAGCCTCCGGGATCTCCTCGATCGCGGTCCGCTGCCGTTCCGGCGAGCGCTCGATCTCGCCGTTCAGATCGCTTCGGGGCTCGCGGAGGCCCACGAGAGCGGGATCGTGCATCGGGACCTGAAGCCCGAGAACATCCTGCTCACGAAGTCGGGCGATGCGAAGATCGCGGATTTCGGCCTGGCGAAGCTCGTGGAGACGGAAGGGGCGGACCTCTCTCAGCTTCCGACCTCGGACGGCCTGAAGACCTCCGACGGCCTGGTGATGGGGACGGTCGCGTACATGTCGCCGGAGCAGGCGAGCGGGCGTGCGGTGGATTTTCGGTCGGATCAATTCGCGTTCGGCTCGATTCTCTACGAGATGCTCGCCGGGAAGCCGCCTTTCCGGCGAGCGTCGCCCGGCGAGACGATGGCCGCGGTCATCCGCGACGAGCCCGATCCGCCGGGGGCCGGAGTTCCGCCGCAGCTCTTCTGGGTCGTCGAACGGTGCCTTTCCAAGGAGCCCGCCGACCGTTACGGGTCGACGCGGGACCTCGCGCGCGAGCTCGCGTTGCTGCGGCAGCATCTTTCCGAGGTCATGAGCGGCCCGGCCGCCGCCCCGGCACCAAGCCCGATTATCGGTCGACGACGCGACGTCATTCCCTGGGCGATTGCCGGCGTGCTGCTCCTCGGCGTCGTTGTGCTCGTCGCTCGCCGGGGATCTCACTCCCCGCCCGACGCCGGCCCGATCCGCTTCTCCGTTCCGCCCCCGGCAAACGGCGCCTTCTCGTTCTTCGTGGAGGACTCTTTTCTCGCCGTCTCCCCCGACGGGTCGCGGCTCGCGTACGTCGCGTCCGATCCGGAAGGCGGCCAGCGGATCTTTCTGCGGCGGCTGTCAGACGCCAACGCCCGGCCGATTCCGGGGACCGAAGCCGCCGACTCGCTGTTCTTTTCTCCCGATGGCCGTTCCATCGCTTTCTTCGCCGAAGCCAAGCTGAAGCGCGTCGAGCTCTCCGGGGGCGCGGCCGTCCCGATCTGCGACCTTCCGCTCATCGGCCGGTACTGGTCGGGGACCTGGGGCAGCGACGGCGACATCCTGTTTGCCGGAGTTACGAGGGGGCGAGGGATCTTCCACGTTTCGGCGTCGGGCGGCGCGCCAGCCAATTTGATTCCGGTCGATCTCTCGCGCGGCGAGGCACGCATCGGCTGGCCCTGGTTCCTGCCGGATGGAAGGCGGTTTCTCTACCTGCTCCGCTATGCCGATGGTCATGGGAGCCTCATGCTGGCGGAGCCGGGAAAAAAGCCGCGTCCCGTCATGCCGATGCTATCGGCCGTGCAGTACGTCGACCCCGGTTATCTGATCTTCGTGAAGGACGGAGCCCTTCTCGGACAGCGCTTCGATTCGGAGAGCGGCCGGGTCACCGGCGAGCCCTTCTCGATCGCCGAGCAGGTTCGTTACTTCCTCACGACGGGGGGCGCCGCCTTCGCCGTTTCGCGGACCGGCACCCTCGCGTATCAGTCTCAGGGGGACGTGAGCCAACTGGCCTGGTTCGACCGAACCGGCCGGGAGTTGGGCTCTGTGGGTCCGCACGGGAGGTACGTGACGGTCTCGATCTCTTCCGACGGCCGGCGGGCTCTCTTCGATCGGGCGAGGCCGGGGGTGGGAACGTGGGACGTCTGGTCACTGGACCTCGAGCGTGGTACCGAGACTCCCGTCGTTGCCGCCCCGGAAACCGATGTCTTTCCCATCTGGTTGCCCGACGGAAAGAGCATCGCCTTTTCGGCCGACCGCGGCGAGGCGGCGACGCTCTTTCGAAAGGACCTCGCGACGGGGAGAGAAGAGAAGCTTGTAGCGAACGCTCCGAGCGAAGAATTCCAGATCGCGCAGGACGTCTCGCCCGATGGCCGGTCTCTGGTCTACATGGAGGCGACCCAGCATGGTTGGTTCGATCTCTGGACGTACCCGCTCGACGGCGGCGGAAGGCCGGTCCCTCTCCTCAGGGCGCCATTCCCCAAGAGCGAAGCGCGCTTCTCGCCCGACGGCCGGTACGTCGCGATGATCACCGCCGAGTCAGGCCGACCGGACGTTTACGTGACCCCTTATCCCGGGCCCGGAGAGAGAATCCGTGTCTCGACCGGAGGCGCGCGAGCTCTGCGCTGGAGTCGCGACGGAGAGCTTCTCTTCGTCTCGGGCGACGATCGCTTGATGTCGATACCGATTCGAACCGCTCCTTCCCTGCAGATCGGGACGCCGACGGAGCTCTTCGCCTTGAAAGGGAAATGGCCCTGGCTCGACTTCGACGTTTCCAAAGATGGAAAACGTTTTCTCGCCATCGTTCCCGAAGTCGTCGCCGACGAGCTCCCGCTGAACGTCGTCGTCAACTGGAAACCGGGTGTGGCCGAATGA
- a CDS encoding protein kinase, with protein MSLAAGTRLGPYEIVSALGAGGMGEVYRARDTRLGRDVAIKVLPEALADDPERVARFEREARSASALSHAHAVSVFDVGRIGDRLYLVTEIVEGGSLRDAIDRGPVPLRRAIDLAAQIASGLAAAHESGVVHRDLKPENVLIARTGEAKIADFGLAKLTETAGDSDSHLPTSDGLSTSAGLVMGTVAYMSPEQASGRKVDFRSDQFAFGAIVWEMLTGRPCFRRASAAETLSAIMRDEPEPVRGVNSAVPPPLAWIIDRCLAKEPTGRYASTRDLASEIVTVRDHLSDLSAGSGAAAIREGPGSRRKLRAGAIAAGAALLGAAAVLGVRFGRRPASPALPAVRFSLPPPLPSLFYSRFDAIALAMSPDGTRLAFIGDRTASAREVAPAAELSTQIYLRSLSDLDPKPVPGTDRATSIFWSPDGRAIGFFAEGQLKREELGGESPVTVCALPPGRLITGTWGAGTILFGSTFEGIIYRVPSDGGAPAVIVRPDPARGETRMMWPHFLPDGRSFLYLAVHRNSAGTLMLGSIDGKPPRAVGEMASRVEWTAPGDLVFAADGALFARPFDAKAARFTGPPRPLAPSVYSFFTSKWAGFTASKNGSFAYQPRGNVNRLTWFDRAGRNVGEIGSSAAGEIIDVAISPDGRRAAFDRSGLSLGTYDVWQIDLERSAETRVTSDPNTEFDPVWLPDQSHLVYSVVRDYLPQLVRRDLAGGPEEPLLPPGTFQEALDVSRDGRLLFSQSDAKGVFGIWMLPPGLAATPSPIVVSRYQAEIGRFSPDGRFLAFLSNESGAGDAAYVQPLGAPGEKVRVSPGAAMLLRWSRDGKEIFYTTPDGHLVAVPVETSPALRVGDPATLFALPAKGWRAFDVSPDGRFLAAVPTVSYATEPISVVVSGTGSLPE; from the coding sequence ATGAGTCTCGCCGCCGGAACCCGCCTCGGTCCTTACGAAATCGTTTCCGCCCTGGGCGCCGGCGGCATGGGAGAGGTGTACCGGGCCCGCGATACCCGCCTTGGCCGCGACGTCGCGATCAAGGTCCTCCCCGAAGCGCTCGCCGACGACCCGGAGCGCGTCGCGCGTTTCGAAAGGGAGGCGCGCTCGGCCTCCGCCCTTTCGCACGCGCACGCGGTGTCGGTCTTCGACGTCGGAAGGATCGGCGACCGCCTCTATCTCGTCACCGAGATCGTCGAGGGGGGCAGTCTTCGGGACGCGATCGACCGGGGTCCCGTTCCGCTCCGCCGGGCGATCGACCTGGCCGCGCAGATCGCGTCCGGGCTCGCCGCGGCGCACGAGAGCGGGGTCGTCCACCGGGACCTCAAGCCCGAGAACGTGCTCATCGCGCGGACCGGCGAGGCGAAGATCGCCGACTTCGGGCTCGCGAAGCTGACCGAAACGGCGGGCGACTCCGACTCGCACCTGCCGACGTCGGACGGCTTGAGCACGTCGGCCGGGCTCGTGATGGGAACGGTGGCGTACATGTCTCCGGAGCAGGCCAGCGGAAGGAAGGTCGACTTCCGTTCCGACCAGTTCGCCTTCGGCGCGATCGTCTGGGAAATGCTCACGGGGCGGCCCTGCTTCCGGCGCGCTTCGGCGGCCGAGACGCTGTCGGCGATCATGCGCGACGAGCCGGAGCCGGTGCGCGGCGTGAACTCCGCCGTTCCGCCGCCCCTCGCGTGGATCATCGACCGATGCCTCGCGAAGGAGCCGACGGGGCGCTACGCGTCGACCCGGGATCTCGCCAGCGAGATCGTGACCGTGAGAGACCACCTCTCGGACCTCTCCGCGGGCTCCGGGGCCGCCGCGATCCGGGAGGGGCCGGGGAGCCGCCGGAAACTTCGCGCCGGGGCAATCGCGGCGGGCGCGGCGCTCCTCGGGGCGGCCGCGGTGCTCGGAGTACGCTTCGGCCGGCGTCCGGCTTCGCCGGCCCTCCCGGCGGTGCGGTTCTCGCTCCCACCCCCCTTGCCTTCGCTCTTCTACTCGAGGTTCGACGCGATCGCGCTCGCGATGTCGCCCGACGGCACGCGACTCGCGTTCATCGGCGACCGGACCGCCTCCGCGCGGGAGGTCGCTCCGGCGGCCGAGCTGTCGACGCAGATCTACCTGCGGTCGCTCTCGGATCTCGACCCGAAGCCGGTGCCCGGGACGGACCGCGCGACCTCCATTTTCTGGTCGCCGGACGGGCGCGCAATCGGATTCTTCGCCGAGGGACAACTGAAACGAGAAGAGCTCGGCGGGGAATCGCCGGTGACCGTCTGCGCGCTCCCGCCCGGCAGGCTGATCACGGGGACGTGGGGAGCCGGCACGATCCTCTTCGGCTCGACTTTCGAGGGGATCATCTACCGCGTGCCCTCCGACGGCGGCGCGCCGGCGGTCATCGTCCGCCCCGACCCGGCGCGCGGCGAGACCCGCATGATGTGGCCGCATTTCCTTCCCGACGGCCGGTCGTTTCTCTATCTCGCCGTGCACCGCAACAGCGCGGGGACCCTGATGCTCGGCTCGATCGACGGCAAACCGCCTCGCGCCGTCGGCGAGATGGCGTCCCGCGTCGAATGGACCGCGCCCGGAGATCTCGTCTTCGCCGCGGACGGGGCGTTGTTCGCCCGGCCGTTCGACGCGAAGGCGGCTCGGTTCACCGGACCGCCCCGGCCGCTCGCGCCGTCGGTTTATTCCTTTTTCACGAGCAAGTGGGCCGGATTCACGGCCTCGAAGAACGGAAGTTTCGCGTACCAGCCCCGGGGAAACGTGAATCGCCTCACGTGGTTCGACCGCGCCGGCCGGAACGTGGGAGAGATCGGCTCGTCCGCGGCCGGGGAGATAATCGACGTCGCGATCTCGCCGGACGGACGGCGTGCCGCATTCGACCGGAGCGGGCTCAGTCTCGGGACGTACGACGTCTGGCAGATCGACCTCGAGCGCAGCGCGGAGACGCGCGTGACGTCGGACCCGAACACGGAGTTCGATCCCGTGTGGCTGCCGGACCAGTCGCATCTGGTCTATTCGGTCGTCCGCGACTACCTGCCGCAGCTCGTCCGGCGCGACCTCGCCGGCGGACCCGAGGAGCCGCTGCTCCCTCCCGGGACTTTCCAGGAGGCCCTGGACGTGTCGCGCGACGGCCGTCTCCTCTTCTCGCAGAGCGATGCGAAGGGCGTGTTCGGCATCTGGATGCTCCCGCCCGGGCTCGCAGCGACGCCCTCTCCGATCGTCGTTTCGCGTTACCAGGCGGAGATCGGCCGTTTCTCGCCGGACGGCCGGTTCCTCGCCTTCCTCTCGAACGAATCGGGCGCGGGGGACGCCGCTTACGTTCAGCCGCTCGGCGCGCCCGGCGAGAAGGTCCGTGTCTCGCCGGGGGCGGCGATGCTCCTCCGCTGGAGCCGCGACGGGAAGGAGATCTTCTACACGACGCCCGACGGCCATCTCGTCGCGGTTCCGGTCGAGACGTCGCCGGCCCTCCGCGTGGGGGACCCCGCGACGCTCTTCGCGCTTCCGGCGAAAGGCTGGCGCGCCTTCGACGTGTCGCCGGACGGCCGGTTCCTCGCCGCGGTGCCGACCGTGAGCTATGCCACGGAGCCGATCTCCGTGGTGGTCAGCGGTACCGGCTCACTGCCGGAATAG
- the ispG gene encoding flavodoxin-dependent (E)-4-hydroxy-3-methylbut-2-enyl-diphosphate synthase, which yields MPASRRRTVGVKVGNVLVGGGAPVVVQSMTNTDTADAAGTARQCIELAQAGSEMVRVTVNVPEAAAAVPEIKRRMLDAGCEAPLIGDFHYNGHVLLTKYPEMARALDKYRINPGNVGKGERRDEQFATICRIAADNGKPVRIGVNGGSLNQELVMAKMQENTDRDLGRTSEEIVNECMVLSALQSTELAQASGLGADRIIVSCKVSRPLDLIAVYRELSRRTDQPLHLGLTEAGMGTKGLVWSASAMGVLLAEGIGDTIRVSLTPRPGGDRREEVYAACELLQALGIRSFSPSVTACPGCGRTTSTTFQELAERIQGYVRDRMPEWKREFEGVEAMTLAVMGCIVNGPGESKAANIGISLPGTGEEPHCPVYIDGKHFTTLKGNYDELSEGFRRLVEEYVETKYPRKAAPAPAAR from the coding sequence ATGCCGGCAAGCCGCCGCCGAACGGTCGGAGTGAAGGTCGGGAACGTCCTCGTGGGCGGAGGCGCGCCCGTCGTCGTCCAGTCGATGACGAACACCGACACGGCCGACGCCGCCGGCACGGCAAGGCAGTGCATCGAGCTCGCGCAGGCGGGCTCGGAGATGGTCCGGGTGACCGTCAACGTCCCGGAGGCCGCCGCCGCGGTCCCCGAGATCAAGCGACGGATGCTCGATGCCGGGTGCGAAGCTCCCCTGATCGGCGACTTCCACTACAACGGCCACGTTCTTCTGACGAAATACCCGGAGATGGCGCGGGCCCTCGACAAGTACCGGATCAACCCGGGGAACGTCGGCAAGGGCGAGCGACGCGACGAGCAGTTCGCGACGATCTGCCGCATCGCCGCCGACAACGGCAAGCCCGTGCGGATCGGCGTCAACGGCGGCTCCCTGAACCAGGAGCTCGTCATGGCGAAGATGCAGGAGAACACCGACCGCGATCTCGGCAGGACCTCGGAGGAGATCGTCAACGAGTGCATGGTGCTGTCGGCGCTCCAGTCGACCGAGCTCGCTCAGGCTTCGGGCCTCGGCGCCGACCGCATCATCGTCTCCTGCAAGGTTTCGCGCCCTCTCGATCTGATCGCGGTCTACCGGGAGCTCTCGCGCCGTACCGACCAGCCGCTGCATCTCGGGTTGACGGAAGCCGGGATGGGGACGAAGGGGCTGGTCTGGTCCGCCTCCGCGATGGGCGTTCTCCTGGCGGAGGGGATCGGCGACACGATCCGCGTCTCGCTCACGCCGCGCCCGGGAGGCGACCGCCGCGAAGAGGTCTACGCCGCCTGCGAGCTGCTGCAGGCGCTCGGAATCCGATCCTTCTCCCCGTCGGTGACGGCGTGCCCCGGCTGCGGGCGCACCACGTCGACCACGTTCCAGGAGCTCGCCGAGCGGATCCAGGGCTACGTCCGCGATCGGATGCCGGAATGGAAGCGCGAGTTCGAGGGAGTGGAGGCGATGACGCTCGCGGTGATGGGGTGCATCGTCAACGGTCCCGGCGAGTCGAAGGCCGCCAACATCGGCATCTCCCTTCCGGGAACGGGCGAAGAGCCCCACTGCCCCGTCTACATCGACGGGAAGCACTTCACGACGCTGAAGGGAAACTACGACGAGCTCTCCGAGGGCTTCCGGCGCCTCGTCGAGGAATACGTCGAGACGAAGTACCCGCGGAAGGCCGCGCCTGCGCCGGCCGCGCGGTGA
- a CDS encoding DUF11 domain-containing protein, with amino-acid sequence MKERLARLARPVLVVAAVAAVFSSALLRAAAISADLSVVKTRTTPAPAHPGDVIGYDIAVTNNGIDAATNVVVTDVVPANTTFDEGGIVTAPGWNCTLPPVGGTGTMTCTIASFASGASADFYLEADVDVGSKVVEVDNTAAVSSDTPDPDTTNNSSTVSTEVNAPVVPAVPTLTGAALAGLAAAVAFAGLLLLRR; translated from the coding sequence ATGAAGGAACGCCTCGCCCGCCTGGCCCGTCCCGTTCTCGTCGTCGCCGCCGTCGCGGCGGTCTTCTCGTCCGCGCTCCTCCGCGCGGCCGCGATCAGCGCCGATCTCTCGGTCGTCAAGACCCGAACGACTCCCGCGCCGGCGCATCCCGGCGACGTGATCGGCTACGACATCGCGGTGACGAACAACGGCATCGACGCGGCGACGAACGTCGTGGTCACCGACGTCGTGCCGGCCAACACGACGTTCGACGAGGGAGGAATCGTGACGGCCCCAGGCTGGAACTGCACGCTTCCCCCCGTCGGAGGGACCGGAACGATGACGTGCACGATCGCCTCGTTCGCCTCGGGCGCCTCCGCAGATTTCTATCTCGAGGCGGACGTCGACGTCGGATCGAAGGTCGTCGAGGTCGACAACACGGCGGCCGTTTCCTCCGACACGCCGGATCCCGACACGACGAACAACAGCTCGACCGTTTCCACCGAGGTGAATGCGCCGGTCGTGCCGGCCGTGCCGACGCTCACGGGGGCCGCGCTCGCCGGCCTGGCTGCCGCCGTGGCCTTCGCCGGCCTCTTGCTGCTCCGCCGGTAG
- a CDS encoding metalloregulator ArsR/SmtB family transcription factor — MVFRAIADPTRRRILARLRGAPLETGRIARSFPVSRPAISRHLRILAEAGLVRRRRAGRRCFYSLHAGPLGEIGKWVARFAAERSDR; from the coding sequence ATGGTATTTCGCGCCATCGCCGATCCGACCCGCCGGAGGATCCTCGCCCGGCTCCGGGGAGCGCCGCTCGAGACCGGGAGGATCGCGCGCTCCTTTCCCGTCAGCCGGCCCGCGATCTCGAGGCACCTGCGAATCCTGGCCGAGGCCGGGCTGGTCCGGCGCCGGAGGGCCGGGCGCCGATGCTTCTACTCCCTGCATGCCGGGCCGTTGGGGGAGATCGGGAAATGGGTCGCCCGGTTCGCGGCGGAGCGATCCGATCGCTGA
- a CDS encoding ATP-dependent helicase, producing the protein MAERRYVLKTPSAPKTYRVDYDGELNAEQKDVVFAGSGPVLVIAGAGSGKTRTLVYRVSRLIESGVDPSKILLLTFTNKAAREMMRRVEALLTIDARKMAGGTFHSLGNRLLRQYGERIGLSPHFTILDPEDAREILEASTSDLQIKTLDRRFPKGDVLLDLYSFTINTERKLSEVLAERAPHFLTLHEEIVRVFGRYLERKKAARACDYDDLLLHWKTLLDTETGGELSRRFSHVLVDEYQDTNRLQGEIVDGMARGHGNVTVVGDDAQSIYAFRGASFDNIIGFPERWPKAQVFRLTTNYRSVPEILALANASIDKNERQFRKELTAVRPAGQIPGVVPLPDAFDQARFVAQRILEWRDEGEKLSDCAVLYRSHYQAMELQMELTRRSIPYEIRSGIRFFEQRHVKDVLAFLRILVNPHDEISWKRALKIFPRIGERTAASIWDAIGQAREPLETFRRGDFSGAGRGAETALAPFRKLLGRLDAPSMRNAPAEAIREIVDSVYRDFARAKFANGDARLDDLEQFAQFAAGYASLPDFLDEVSLYNELSGEDTVAGLPEDERVVLSSIHQAKGLEWRRVAVIGLSEGRFPNYRASATAEGLEEERRLFYVACTRAKDELLLTYPMLARDRYSTDVILEASRFVSELPGEVYEKWIVELEPEERPERPSSFEPEDENQEVPEDVN; encoded by the coding sequence GTGGCGGAGCGCAGATACGTCCTCAAGACCCCGTCGGCTCCGAAGACGTACCGCGTCGACTACGACGGGGAGCTGAACGCCGAGCAGAAGGACGTCGTCTTCGCCGGCAGCGGGCCGGTCCTCGTGATCGCCGGGGCCGGCTCCGGGAAGACGCGGACGCTCGTGTATCGCGTCTCGCGGCTCATCGAATCGGGCGTCGATCCCTCGAAGATCCTGCTCCTGACGTTCACCAACAAGGCGGCGCGCGAGATGATGCGGCGCGTCGAGGCGCTCCTGACGATCGACGCCCGGAAGATGGCGGGCGGGACCTTTCATTCGCTCGGAAACCGGCTGCTCCGCCAGTACGGCGAGCGGATCGGTCTCTCTCCGCACTTCACGATCCTCGACCCCGAGGACGCGCGCGAGATCCTCGAGGCGTCGACGTCCGACCTCCAGATCAAGACGCTCGACCGCCGCTTCCCGAAGGGGGACGTCCTCCTCGATCTCTACTCCTTCACGATCAACACCGAGCGGAAGCTCTCCGAGGTCCTCGCCGAGCGCGCGCCGCATTTCCTGACGCTCCACGAGGAGATCGTCCGGGTGTTCGGGCGCTATCTCGAACGGAAGAAGGCGGCGCGCGCGTGCGATTACGACGACCTGCTGCTCCACTGGAAGACCCTCCTCGACACCGAGACCGGGGGGGAGCTGTCGCGCCGGTTCTCCCACGTCCTCGTCGACGAATACCAGGACACGAACCGTCTCCAGGGGGAGATCGTCGACGGAATGGCGCGGGGCCACGGAAACGTCACGGTGGTGGGCGACGACGCCCAGTCGATCTACGCCTTCCGCGGCGCCTCGTTCGACAACATCATCGGTTTTCCCGAGCGGTGGCCGAAGGCGCAGGTCTTCCGGCTGACCACGAATTACCGTTCCGTTCCCGAGATCCTCGCGCTCGCGAACGCGTCCATCGATAAGAACGAGCGTCAGTTCCGGAAGGAGCTGACCGCCGTCCGGCCCGCCGGCCAGATTCCCGGGGTCGTTCCCCTTCCCGACGCGTTCGACCAGGCGCGGTTCGTGGCGCAGCGGATCCTCGAATGGCGGGACGAAGGAGAGAAGCTCTCCGACTGCGCCGTGCTCTACCGTTCGCACTACCAGGCGATGGAGCTCCAGATGGAGCTCACCCGGCGTTCCATCCCGTACGAGATCCGCTCCGGGATCCGGTTCTTCGAGCAGAGACACGTCAAGGACGTCCTCGCGTTCCTCCGGATCCTCGTCAATCCGCACGACGAGATCTCCTGGAAACGGGCGCTCAAGATCTTTCCCCGGATCGGTGAGCGCACGGCCGCGTCGATCTGGGACGCGATCGGGCAGGCGCGCGAGCCGCTCGAAACGTTCCGCCGCGGCGATTTCTCCGGCGCGGGCCGGGGCGCGGAGACGGCCCTCGCCCCCTTCCGGAAGCTCCTCGGCCGGCTCGACGCGCCCTCGATGCGCAACGCCCCGGCCGAGGCGATCCGGGAGATCGTCGACTCCGTGTATCGCGACTTCGCGCGCGCGAAGTTCGCCAACGGCGACGCGCGCCTGGACGATCTGGAGCAGTTCGCGCAGTTCGCGGCCGGTTACGCGAGCCTCCCGGACTTCCTGGACGAGGTCTCGCTCTACAACGAGCTGTCGGGAGAAGACACGGTGGCGGGACTTCCCGAGGACGAGCGCGTCGTTCTTTCCTCGATCCACCAGGCGAAAGGCCTCGAGTGGCGGCGCGTCGCGGTGATCGGTCTCTCCGAGGGGAGGTTCCCGAACTACCGCGCTTCGGCGACGGCCGAAGGGCTGGAAGAGGAGCGCCGGCTCTTCTACGTCGCGTGCACGCGCGCGAAAGACGAGCTCCTCCTGACCTATCCGATGCTCGCGCGCGACCGGTATTCGACCGACGTGATCCTCGAAGCGTCCCGCTTCGTCTCGGAGCTCCCGGGCGAGGTCTACGAAAAGTGGATCGTCGAGCTCGAGCCGGAGGAGCGCCCCGAGCGGCCGTCCTCGTTCGAGCCGGAGGACGAGAACCAGGAAGTCCCGGAAGACGTGAACTAG
- a CDS encoding iron-sulfur cluster-binding domain-containing protein translates to MAGGDIGVYREILVSPASSSALAFVTTLHLALALLRRERSRSKPLLFASFLFVAAPWLLPSPAGLALGLLLHVAWFAACEKLGTPKTTGEPGAPANAVIPGRPAPGFLPTPVLSAFDETPDIRTFRIARPPGFEFAAGQFLSIRVRVGGKPLVRCYTISSAPESRGHLEITVKRQGVVSTALHETLRTGSTLEIRGPGGHFRYPSKDRRPILLIGGGVGATPLMSMIRHAVAADPERPVTLLLSARTEADVPFRRELDRIESLHPRTRIVVALTRGEGDPRRFPGRIDENFVRSVAPEAAESVACLCGPLPMIASMTELLGAIGVPAERIHAEAFEAAVAWASREPVMPGGSRGFAPSSREASEVVFARSGRRASASASETLLDAAERAGVAIEFSCRSGICGTCRTRLVEGDVEAEADLDDADRREGWILPCVSFARGKCVIDA, encoded by the coding sequence ATGGCGGGCGGTGACATCGGGGTGTACCGGGAGATCCTCGTCTCTCCCGCCTCCTCGTCCGCTCTCGCGTTCGTCACGACCCTCCACCTCGCTCTCGCGCTCCTGCGCCGCGAAAGAAGCAGATCGAAGCCGCTTCTCTTCGCGTCATTTCTCTTCGTCGCCGCTCCCTGGCTCCTGCCGAGCCCCGCCGGGCTCGCTCTCGGACTCCTTCTCCACGTCGCGTGGTTCGCTGCGTGCGAGAAGCTCGGCACGCCGAAGACCACGGGCGAACCCGGGGCCCCGGCGAACGCCGTGATTCCCGGGAGGCCCGCGCCGGGCTTCCTGCCGACGCCGGTCCTCTCGGCTTTCGACGAGACGCCCGATATCCGCACGTTCCGCATCGCCCGCCCGCCCGGGTTCGAGTTCGCGGCCGGCCAGTTCCTCTCCATCCGGGTCCGGGTGGGGGGGAAGCCTCTCGTCCGCTGCTACACGATCAGCTCGGCGCCGGAATCTCGCGGCCATCTCGAGATCACGGTGAAACGGCAGGGGGTGGTTTCGACCGCTCTCCACGAGACGCTGCGAACCGGATCGACCCTCGAGATCCGCGGCCCGGGCGGGCATTTCCGGTATCCCTCGAAGGACCGCCGCCCGATTCTCCTGATCGGAGGGGGCGTCGGCGCGACGCCGCTCATGAGCATGATTCGGCATGCCGTGGCAGCCGATCCGGAGCGGCCCGTCACCCTCCTCCTCTCCGCGCGAACCGAAGCCGACGTCCCGTTCCGCCGCGAGCTCGACCGGATCGAGAGTCTCCATCCGCGAACGCGGATCGTCGTCGCGCTCACCCGGGGGGAGGGCGATCCGCGGAGATTTCCCGGCCGCATCGACGAGAACTTCGTGCGCAGCGTCGCGCCGGAAGCGGCGGAGTCCGTCGCGTGCCTTTGCGGGCCCCTTCCGATGATCGCCTCGATGACGGAGCTCCTCGGAGCGATCGGCGTCCCCGCCGAACGCATCCACGCGGAAGCGTTCGAAGCGGCCGTCGCGTGGGCGTCGCGCGAGCCGGTGATGCCCGGAGGCTCCCGGGGCTTCGCGCCCTCCTCGAGAGAAGCATCCGAGGTGGTGTTCGCGCGGTCGGGCCGCCGCGCGTCGGCCTCCGCCTCGGAGACCCTCCTCGATGCCGCCGAGCGGGCCGGCGTCGCGATCGAGTTCTCGTGCCGCTCGGGAATCTGCGGAACGTGCCGGACCCGCCTGGTCGAAGGAGACGTCGAGGCGGAGGCGGACCTGGACGATGCCGACCGGCGGGAGGGGTGGATCCTTCCGTGCGTTTCCTTCGCGCGGGGAAAGTGCGTGATCGATGCCTGA